In Rutidosis leptorrhynchoides isolate AG116_Rl617_1_P2 chromosome 6, CSIRO_AGI_Rlap_v1, whole genome shotgun sequence, the DNA window aataaagttattattagtattattattattattattttttaaaatcaGTAATAACAAaactctaattttttttttaacagatgaatattttgtatataaaacatacttattacatatactacaattatattaataagtcatataattaaatatacaacatattaacatttctgatataaaaatttagatacaacaaattagattttttttttccagatatagacatattaatctaactatataaaataataatcattctcaaatatatatacaaactaaatacgtAAAACATGAAGTAATAAGATATgagattgttcgattacaattatatgtattaatatatatataatgatataggttcgtgaatccaaggccaaccttacacttgttcaatgatgttatatgtatttttactacaaaatacagtatggtgagtatatagtcccttttaaactctaaatattttgggatgagaatacatgcattttatgatttacgttatggacacaagtgatcaaaaataaattctatgttgagttgtaccatggcatatttctttatatttggtagctaatatttacatgaggaatgtaaacgcgaatcctgttgatagatctatcgggcctgacaaccccaaccgggctggacgaccagttttcaacggttgcacagtacttcgtttctgtatactacacttggtacggtgtagcgattatttaagaatatgctgcgatgatttaaatgttaagtatggttaccaagtgctcaactacttttacatacacttgcgagtgtatcatgtttaaatatatgaaatcttgtggtccataattataacgctgctagcatcaaacctatatctcaccaactttatgttgacgttttaaagcatgtttattctcaggtacgcattaagtcttccgctgtgcagcattagttcatactaaagacattacttggtgtcgatcatcgcaatggaaccaaatgttgaagactttgtccaggtggattaggacgggtcctttcatgatatTTCTAACGAGTTTGTTAAAGTCGTAGGTAACGGTTTGGAAACAAGCTTTTGGTTTGACACTTGGTGCGGATCAACTTCACTAAAAGATGCATTTCCAAGACTTTTTAATCTTGAATCAAAAAAAGATATCATGGTAAGTGACCGTATAATATGGGTCGACAACACAGTTACCATAAATTGGGCATGGACCTCACAACCTAAATGGAGAGCTGAAACCGAACTCTTGAATGCAACCTCACTGTTAAATAACCTTGCTGCCCCCACATCAGATTCAGATAGATGGATTTGGAAATTCGGAACCTACTCTACTTGCGCCTTCGTGTCTCATCTAACAGAACTTGCTGCTTCCTCCTCCCCGATCACCGACCCTACAATTACCAACTCCTTGATACCccaaaaaattgggatttttataTGGCGAGCTAAACAAAATAAACTCCCTGTCCGAACCGAACTAGACAAAAGAGGCATAGATCTCGACTTAACGAGGTGCCCGGTTTGTGATGACGATCAAGAAACTCTCCAACACGCTCTTTTGGCATGTAAACATTCCATCGAAATATGGAATAGAATCCTCAAATGGTGGAAACTAAACAGTCTACACATTGCAAATCTCAAGGAATTATCAAAATGCTCAAACCCGTCCTTTAATTCGCACACTGGATTGGCAATATGGCAAGCAGTGGTGTGGACCACGAGCTATTTCATTTGGAAAAACCGTAATGATTTTGTGTTTGGAAACGCTAAACAAAGTTGCCCTAAGATCGTCTCAGACATCCAATCAAAAACCTTTGAATGGATTAACTCTCGTTGGAAAAAAGGCAACTTGGAATGGCTTCAATGGATCTCCAATCCCTTATCTTTCGATGTTAACCCCAATACGAAAGCCGGAATCGGTTAAGTGTAGGTTTTTTCGCATGAATCTTCGTTATCTCTATGGGCTAGGGGCTAAGTGGGTAAGGATAGACCACTTTGTCGTTGGGTTCCAACACTGTGTCATCTATCCCACCCAGCTTGTCTCGCTCAAGTTGTCCCTCCATATAGTTATTGAAGATGAAGGCTTTTCTCCTACACCTCCTCCTGTATCAAGTTTTCTTTTCATATTTTTTCGAGCTTTACGGTTAGTTTTAGGCATACATGTATAGATTCGCTCGTGTTAGTCCAGGTTTAGATAACCTGCTCTGTACCATGTAAAATTTTTgttggcttttaaaaaaaaaatatatatatatatattcgtgttGCAATTTAATGAATTTATTGCCACCTTTTTGTTGTCCTTTAGTTTTTTTCTCATCCACATAAATAAAGTTATGGTCCCAAAGATGTGACATTTTTTTTGGGAAAATGATGTATAATCATTGTACACAACAACATTTCTTTCATCTTGAGTTCAATTTAAAATCGTTTTTTCGCACATTCTGATGCGAGGTAGCGGTGAAGGGTATCTATCGGTCATGCTTTCGGATTGGTTCAGGTTTCTTTCAGGGTATCAGTTGGTAACAAGTTATGCAACTGCGGTAGATAATCGAGTGGGTGGTTAATTTCTCCCGGTTGATCCCAAGTTGTtgttcgaaaagaaaaaaaaatacttttaagtATACCTTTGTTGCTAAAGAAGAATTTTAAACAACGAGTATGAAAATTAATTCTCTTTTGTTGCAAAAAAAAATGCGAACTCTTTTTCCAAACTCCCAATTAAAAAAATCTTATGGCATACAAAATAACCAAAAGGAAAACATGTGAACCAACCATTGGAATATTTGGTAAGACAATAAAGTAGACATCTCTTTTATACACAATTTTGATACGTGGATTTAGTAGAATTATAAGCTATCATAAATAATTTCCTATAACATACGAGACCCcgatcggcccgcgcgatgcggcgaggTTTTTCGgtttgcgtattcatatttaacgtagcgttatgtatttagaAAAATGAAAACGGCTCATGGTTTAAGCCCTGTTTTAGATGTcggtgtgtttagcgttttttttttttaaaacgtagctAGTTTCACTTTGTTCATacaaatatttcgagtttaatggtgtttgcgaaaaaatttaactcgagtCGAAAAG includes these proteins:
- the LOC139853845 gene encoding uncharacterized protein encodes the protein MVSDRIIWVDNTVTINWAWTSQPKWRAETELLNATSLLNNLAAPTSDSDRWIWKFGTYSTCAFVSHLTELAASSSPITDPTITNSLIPQKIGIFIWRAKQNKLPVRTELDKRGIDLDLTRCPVCDDDQETLQHALLACKHSIEIWNRILKWWKLNSLHIANLKELSKCSNPSFNSHTGLAIWQAVVWTTSYFIWKNRNDFVFGNAKQSCPKIVSDIQSKTFEWINSRWKKGNLEWLQWISNPLSFDVNPNTKAGIG